A section of the Elizabethkingia anophelis R26 genome encodes:
- a CDS encoding type II 3-dehydroquinate dehydratase, translating into MKILIVNGPNLNLLGTREPEIYGTISMEDYLQELRQDFVQDDILFYQSNIEGELINKIQEDDFDALVVNFGAFTHYSYALADCLKNIRKPKIEVHISNIYKREEFRQKSVTATYTDAILSGFGMKGYRLALLHLLH; encoded by the coding sequence ATGAAAATATTAATTGTCAACGGCCCGAACCTAAACCTTTTGGGAACAAGGGAGCCTGAAATATACGGAACAATCTCTATGGAGGATTATCTACAAGAGCTTAGGCAAGACTTTGTTCAGGATGATATCTTGTTTTATCAATCAAATATTGAAGGAGAGCTTATCAACAAAATACAAGAAGATGATTTCGATGCCCTTGTTGTAAACTTCGGAGCTTTTACCCACTACTCTTATGCTTTGGCAGATTGCCTGAAAAATATTCGTAAGCCTAAAATAGAAGTTCATATCAGCAACATATACAAGCGTGAAGAATTTCGTCAGAAATCGGTAACAGCAACCTATACTGATGCTATTCTTTCAGGATTTGGAATGAAGGGATACAGACTGGCTTTATTACACTTACTCCACTAA